TTTGGTAAGGGTGATTTAAAAAAAGGGCGGTATGGTATTTTATTATCATACCGCTTACTTTTTTTAATCGTTCAGCTTTAAAACAGTCACAAATGTCTGTTGCGGAATTTAAATATTTTCTCGTTTAATACTTTATAACCTAAAAAACACTTTTAATCTTGTATATAAATGGAGGCTAAAATGTTTTAGTTTCTATATTTGTTCCGTTCCTTATTAAAATATGTACAAAAAATACCTTTATATATTTCTTTTGTTTCTTGTTTCCAGTTTAGGGGCCCAGAGTAATGTATTTAAAAAGCAATTGGACAGCGTACACAAACTGAGACAGCTTTCCAAAAGCACAGAACTTGGTTTGGAAACAAGGATAACGTACGCAAAACAAGCTGTAGCACTATCAAAAAGAACAGATGTGGATTCTGTTTTTTTAAGATCTATTAGGGACCTTACAATAATTTATTTAAAGGACGTTAAGTATTTTGACACAGCTAAAAAAATACTCCATAAAAATTTAAAGCTAGCAAACGAACTGAAGGATTCACTTAGTATAACATACATTAGTCATCAATTGGGTCATTTATATCATATTAGTTATTTACATCATATTAACAAAGAAAATAATGACAGTGCTTATTATTATTATTACAACACACTGAAATATTTTAAAAACGCATCCTTTTCTAAAATAGCCAACCATAAAATAACTCAACCATATATTTTAAACAGTATAGCTTTTTTACAAAAAGATGAACAAGATTACGTAGGCAGCCAAACGACAACAATACAGGCAATCAATTTATTGTTAACGATCCCGGAAAGTGAAGAAACCCTAGAGTTATTATCAAATGCATACAATTCACTGGGGCTGAACTTAAAAAAGCTCAAAGACTATGACAGGGCATTGGAGTACTTCCAAAAATCAATGGACATTAGTAAAAATACACTTAATGAATATAAGAAGAAGGTACACGCAAAAATAAATATAGCTGAAGTTTATAAAGAAATAGGCGACTATAAAAATGTACTTGATAAATATGATAAACTGCTTGAAGACCCTGATCTTTTCAAAAAAGACCCCGGTTCATATGGTGCCATTCTCTGCAACATAGCCTATACCATGTTTTTGGCCAAAGATAGAAACACGGCTAAAATTGATTCCCTTTTTACCAAGGCCCACAACATTTTTGAGGATTTAAAGTTGGATTACGAACTGTCTGCAAGCAGCAACGATATGTCCGAATTCTATAATGCCACCAACGAAAAAGAGAAGGCCCTTTTTTATGCCGAAAAAGCCCACGGGATAGGCAAAAGAGGCAAGTTGTATGAAGAAGAACTCCGTGCCCTGAAACAGCTCTCCAGACTAAAAGAAGGCGAGGCGGGCAAGGCCCATTTATATGAGTACATAGCACTCCATGACAGCCTTATAGCCAACGAGCGTGCCAACAGAAACAAATTTGCCCGGATCCAGTTTGAGACCGACCAATATATAAACGAGACCAAGCGCCTAAGCACGCAGAACATATTGATATCGGTTATAGCTGCCATTTTTATACTGAGCTTGGGGCTGCTGTATTTTATAAGGCTGCAACAGGGAAAGAACCAAAGACTCCTTTTTGACAGGGAACAGCAAGAGGCCAACCAGGAGATCTATGGCCTGATGCTCAGGCAACAGGCGAAACTGGAGGAGGGCAGGATGCAGGAGCGCCATAGGATAGCGGAAGACCTGCACGATGGCATACTGAGCCAGTTGCTGGGCACCCGAATGAACATGGGCTTTTTGGACCTAAAGGGCGATGACGGTACCATGGGGGACTACCACCGGTTTTTGGACGAGATCCAAAAGATCGAAAAAGAGGTCAGGTCACTGTCCCATGAGCTCAAAGGCGATGAGGTTCTGACAAGAACGAATTTCGAATCCATGATGGACCAATATCTAAAGACCCAAAGCCTTGTGGGCGGTTTTGAATATGAGATTATAAACAGAGGTGTTCTGTTTGACAGCATCCATGATTTTATAAAAGTCAATATCTACAGGATCCTTCAGGAAGCCGTACAGAACATTGTCAAGCACGCAAGGGCCAACCATGTTCGTATCGGTTTTTGTTTAGAAGCCGAACGGTTGAACTTGGCCATAGAAGATGACGGAATGGGATTTGATGCCAACAGTGACAAAAAGGGCATTGGCCTAAAAAACATGGCATCAAGAGCCGAGAAGCTAAAGGGTTCTTTTAGAATAAATACCGTACCAAACAAAAAAACGGTCATACACATTATTGTCCCGGTTTAATTTCTTGGTTGAAGACCATCCGCTGATAACAGAAGCTTACTAAATGGACATTTGAATGTTTTAGTTTCTATATTTGTTTTGTTCCTTATTAAAATATGTACAAAAATTACCTTTATATATTTCTTTTTTTTCTTGTTTCCTGTTTAGGGGCTCAGAGCAACGTATTCAAAAAACAATTGGAGAGCATACACAAATTGAGACAACTTTCCAAAAGCACAGAACTTGGTTTGGAAACAAGGATAGCGTACGCAAAACAAGCTGTAGCACTATCAAAAAGAACAGGTGTAGATTCTGTTTTTTTACTATCAAATGATCGTCTTTCAGTGGTTTATTTAGGGGACGTTAAGTATTTTGATACAGCTAAAAAAATGTTTCACGAAAACCTAAAGCTTGCACACAAACTGAAGGATTCACTCAGTATTGCGTATATAAATTATCAACTAGGTTATGTATGTCATGCTAGTAGAAAAAAAAACGATAGTGCCTATTACTATTATTACAATGCACTGAAATATTTTAAAAACCCATCCTTTTCTAA
This genomic window from Mariniflexile sp. TRM1-10 contains:
- a CDS encoding tetratricopeptide repeat-containing sensor histidine kinase; this encodes MYKKYLYIFLLFLVSSLGAQSNVFKKQLDSVHKLRQLSKSTELGLETRITYAKQAVALSKRTDVDSVFLRSIRDLTIIYLKDVKYFDTAKKILHKNLKLANELKDSLSITYISHQLGHLYHISYLHHINKENNDSAYYYYYNTLKYFKNASFSKIANHKITQPYILNSIAFLQKDEQDYVGSQTTTIQAINLLLTIPESEETLELLSNAYNSLGLNLKKLKDYDRALEYFQKSMDISKNTLNEYKKKVHAKINIAEVYKEIGDYKNVLDKYDKLLEDPDLFKKDPGSYGAILCNIAYTMFLAKDRNTAKIDSLFTKAHNIFEDLKLDYELSASSNDMSEFYNATNEKEKALFYAEKAHGIGKRGKLYEEELRALKQLSRLKEGEAGKAHLYEYIALHDSLIANERANRNKFARIQFETDQYINETKRLSTQNILISVIAAIFILSLGLLYFIRLQQGKNQRLLFDREQQEANQEIYGLMLRQQAKLEEGRMQERHRIAEDLHDGILSQLLGTRMNMGFLDLKGDDGTMGDYHRFLDEIQKIEKEVRSLSHELKGDEVLTRTNFESMMDQYLKTQSLVGGFEYEIINRGVLFDSIHDFIKVNIYRILQEAVQNIVKHARANHVRIGFCLEAERLNLAIEDDGMGFDANSDKKGIGLKNMASRAEKLKGSFRINTVPNKKTVIHIIVPV